One genomic window of Acidobacteriota bacterium includes the following:
- a CDS encoding sulfatase: MLRVLLPAAVISLCGCSQTRPPDPSEARPPNIVLVFIDDMGYADIGPFGAQGDPTPNLDRMAAEGMRFTDFQVSSAVCTASRAALMTGCYHRRIGLSGALGPSSHIGIHPREVTLGELCRSRGYATACFGKWHLGHHPKFLPLQNGFDEYYGLPYSNDMWPEHPTAGDRFPDLPLIEGNQVINPRVTGQDQSRLTAKYTERAVDFIERNRDRPFLLYLPHSMVHVPLYVSDKFKGRSGRGLYGDVVMEIDWSVGQILDALERTNLDRHTLTIFTSDNGPWLSYGDHAGSAAPLREGKGTSFEGGIRVPAMMRWPGRIPAGTECNELASTIDVFPTVAALIGAELPGHKIDGRDIRSLIFAEPGARSPHEAFFSYYRNGQLQTVRDRRWKLHFPHRYRTLSGRAGGTGGYPVPYDQAETGLELFDLKQDVGEVSDLAPEHPEIVERLRRYAVRMRDELGDKLTQRKGRGIRGPGELGPDDSRLEW; the protein is encoded by the coding sequence ATGCTCCGGGTTTTGTTGCCGGCGGCGGTGATCTCGCTCTGCGGTTGTTCGCAAACCCGCCCACCGGATCCTTCGGAGGCCCGCCCGCCCAACATCGTTCTGGTCTTCATTGACGACATGGGCTACGCCGACATCGGCCCCTTCGGCGCCCAGGGTGACCCGACTCCCAATCTGGACCGCATGGCGGCGGAGGGCATGCGATTCACGGATTTCCAGGTTTCGTCCGCAGTGTGCACGGCGTCCCGGGCGGCCTTGATGACCGGCTGCTATCACCGCCGGATCGGCTTGTCGGGGGCTCTGGGGCCGAGTTCCCACATCGGCATCCACCCACGGGAAGTCACCCTCGGGGAACTGTGTCGAAGCCGGGGTTACGCCACGGCGTGCTTCGGGAAATGGCACCTGGGCCACCATCCCAAGTTCCTGCCGCTGCAGAACGGTTTCGACGAATACTACGGCCTGCCCTATTCCAATGACATGTGGCCCGAGCACCCCACCGCCGGGGATCGCTTTCCCGATCTGCCCCTGATCGAGGGCAATCAGGTCATCAATCCCAGGGTCACGGGGCAGGACCAGAGTCGGCTCACGGCCAAGTACACCGAGCGCGCCGTGGATTTCATCGAGCGGAACCGCGATCGCCCCTTTCTGTTGTACCTGCCCCACAGCATGGTCCATGTGCCGCTCTACGTCTCCGACAAGTTCAAGGGCCGCAGCGGACGGGGCCTGTACGGCGACGTGGTCATGGAGATCGACTGGTCGGTGGGACAGATCCTCGATGCCCTGGAACGCACCAACCTGGACCGGCACACCCTGACGATCTTCACTTCCGACAACGGGCCCTGGCTCAGCTACGGCGATCACGCCGGGTCTGCGGCTCCGCTGCGGGAGGGCAAGGGCACGTCGTTCGAAGGGGGAATCCGGGTCCCCGCCATGATGCGCTGGCCGGGGCGGATCCCGGCGGGAACGGAGTGCAACGAACTGGCCTCTACCATCGATGTCTTTCCGACGGTCGCGGCTCTGATCGGCGCGGAGCTGCCCGGACACAAGATTGACGGGAGGGACATCCGCTCCCTGATATTCGCGGAACCCGGGGCTCGCTCGCCTCACGAGGCCTTCTTTTCCTACTACCGGAACGGCCAACTGCAGACCGTGCGGGACCGCCGCTGGAAGCTCCACTTTCCTCACCGGTACCGAACGCTGTCGGGCCGGGCCGGAGGGACCGGCGGCTACCCGGTCCCCTACGATCAGGCCGAGACCGGACTGGAACTGTTCGACCTGAAGCAAGACGTGGGGGAGGTCTCCGACCTTGCTCCGGAGCATCCGGAGATCGTTGAGCGGCTGCGCCGGTACGCGGTCCGGATGCGGGACGAGCTGGGAGACAAGCTCACCCAACGAAAAGGTCGGGGAATTCGGGGGCCCGGAGAACTCGGCCCGGACGACAGCCGTCTGGAGTGGTAG